One Deefgea tanakiae genomic region harbors:
- a CDS encoding response regulator transcription factor has product MLIAIVEDDVIQADLLALTLQSGGHHTQTFHTSLAFFEAIKTIQFDLFLLDWNLPDYSGGMIIKWVRENIGWQTPIMVATAIEDESNIVAALKTGADDYLIKPIKSMELLARIEVLLRRFKSVAPQVLHLGNFEIDTSQRLIRIAGKEIEMTQKEYDLALFLFQHPGKLFSRMNLLEQIWGLKVEIDTRTVDTHISRLRRKLALDGTHQWQLTSVYGYGYRLESVNLSAPVAQAS; this is encoded by the coding sequence ATGCTGATTGCAATTGTTGAAGATGATGTGATTCAAGCGGATTTATTGGCGCTCACCTTGCAAAGCGGCGGCCACCATACGCAAACTTTCCACACCAGTTTGGCATTTTTCGAGGCAATAAAAACTATTCAATTTGATTTATTTTTACTTGACTGGAATTTACCTGATTACTCGGGCGGCATGATCATCAAATGGGTCAGAGAAAATATTGGTTGGCAAACGCCGATCATGGTCGCCACAGCCATCGAAGATGAAAGCAATATCGTAGCGGCATTAAAAACCGGTGCTGATGATTACCTAATCAAACCCATCAAATCCATGGAACTACTTGCGCGAATCGAAGTATTGCTGCGTCGATTTAAATCAGTCGCGCCACAAGTTTTGCATCTGGGCAATTTTGAAATTGATACTAGCCAGCGCCTGATCCGAATTGCTGGTAAAGAAATTGAAATGACGCAAAAAGAATATGATTTAGCGTTATTTTTATTTCAACACCCCGGTAAATTATTCTCCAGAATGAATTTGCTTGAGCAAATTTGGGGGCTCAAAGTAGAAATTGACACTCGCACTGTCGATACACACATCAGTCGTTTGCGCCGCAAGCTAGCACTAGATGGCACACACCAATGGCAACTGACTTCAGTCTATGGCTACGGCTACCGTTTAGAAAGCGTCAACCTCAGTGCCCCGGTCGCCCAAGCCAGTTAA